Within the Catalinimonas niigatensis genome, the region CAAGAGTTATTTTGATTCGTTGGATGTAGGAGTCCTGAACATTCAGGGGGCAAACCTGAAATGGATCAATAAAGTAGATGAGCAATTGCCTTTTACGATAGGAGACATCACCGCCAATATTCTGGATCTGCATATAGATTCCAGTACAGTAGATAGAAATTATGGTTATCCTTATGCCCGTGAGTTTGTCCTTCAGGTTGAAAACTCTTCATTTGTGACAGAAGATAGCCTCTATACTTTCAACATTGGCTTATTAAAGGCAAATCCGGTGGCAGAAGAACTGGTGATAGAAGCGTTTTCAGTAACACCCCAAAAATCACTCTATCAATTTGCCAGAGATATTGGCCATCAGGCGATCAGAATGAACCTGGACATCGCCCGCATCAACCTGCAGTATATTGATTTGCACTATCTGGTCAGAGACCTTGCTTTGATGGTAGGAAAGATTACCATAGAAGATGTGGGCTTATCGGTATTTCAGGACAAAAGATTACCTAAAGCGCAGCCCAAACAAAGGCCACTTGTACAGGAAGCGATACTGAACATCCCCATTCCCTTCAGACTGGATACGCTGGAACTTAAAAGAGGGAACATTCAGTACCAGGAGCATATGCCTGATGCTGTGGAGACAGGCAAAATATCTTTTGAAGATGTGTATATGTCTGCCTATGGGATCACTAACCTTGACAGCCTGGTAGAAAAAAATACGCTGATGGAGGCGGATGTTCGCACCCGTTTTATGGGTTCCAGCTGGCTGGATGTACATTTTGATTTTCCTCTCAATGATCCGTCTCAAAAGCACCATATCAGCGGAGAGATGTACGAACTTCCTTTGGAGGTGATGAATGGAATGCTGGAAACGACAGCTTTCACTTCTGTCAGAAGTGGTCATGCTTATGCCATCAAGTTTGATATGGACCTGAATGATAGAGTTTCCAGTGGAGATGTGCATTTTGCTTACCGAGACCTCAAAATTGAGTTGCTTAACAAAGAAGACCCCAATGATCCCAAGCTTAGGGAAATGGTAGGTTCATGGGTTGCCAACCTGTTTGTAGTAAAAACGGATAACCCTTCCAGTAAATCTCAGTCTTTGCGCATAGGAGCAATCAGCTATGGGAGAGATAATACCAAATCTGTCTTCTTCTATTGGTGGAGATCTCTTTTGAGCGGATTAAAAGAAAGTATGGGTTTAACAAATGATGATGCGCCTACTAGCAAGAACGATGCGCCGGAGTCGGAACCGGAAGAAGAAGAGAAGGATGGATTTTTTAAAAGACTTTTCAAAAAGAAAAAAGCGGATAGCTAATCGTTTATTGACAATATCAATTTTTAATCATTCTACGGACTGCTTAGAATACAATTATTACCTTAGATCATCTCATAAAGTAAAGTAGTGGCCAATTATCATCTTGTTTTTCAGGCGGTTTAAACAATTTCCTTATTTTTGAAATTCAACCTAAAACCCATGATGATGCAAGATGAACCGCAAGAAAAAATAGAACCCTATCCGGAAGACCACCTGGAGAAACCTCCCTTCTTTAAGCACTGGTCGGGTATGTACTGGCTGGTCATCGGCAATTTAATCTTCCTTATCATGTTATTTTATCTACTGACTGCCTATTACGAATGAGCAATATTGACTGGGTCATTTTACTGGGCACACTGAGTTTTATTGTAGGCTATGGCGTTTATAAAACGCGAGGAAGCAAAAACATAGAAGGCTACCTCAAAGGAGACAACAGCATGAAATGGTGGACGGTGGGCTTATCTGTCATGGCTACCCAGGCCAGTGCCATTACCTTTCTTTCTACGCCTGGTCAGGCATTTGAAGATGGGATGCGCTTTGTACAGTTCTATTTTGGCCTGCCCATTGCCATGATCATCATTTCGGTAACTTTTATCCCAATCTATTATCGGCTTAAAGTATACACTGCATACGAATATCTGGAAAGCCGCTTTGACCTGAAGACGCGCACACTGGCGGCCATACTTTTTCTTATACAAAGAGGGTTAGCTGCCGGTATTACCATTTATGCTCCGGCTATCATACTCTCTACCATACTCAACTGGAATCTCAATCTGACCATCATCGTCATTGGTACATTGGTCATTATTTATACAGTCAGTGGAGGAACCAAAGCCGTGAGCCAGACCCAAAAACAGCAAATGGCTATTATGATGGGGGGAATGGTGATTGCTGCTTTTGTCATCATTGATATGCTACCTGAAGATGTCTCCTTTGGCAATGCGATGGATGTGGCAGGCCATATGGGGCGCTTGAATGTAGTAACTTTTGATCTTGATTTTTCTGACCGTTACAACGTCTGGTCAGGGATCACCGGAGGAATGTTTTTGGCACTCTCGTACTTCGGTACCGATCAGTCGCAGGTGCAGCGCTATCTGTCAAGCAAGTCAATTGCCCAAAGTCGTTTGGGGCTTTTGATGAACGGACTACTCAAAGTACCTATGCAGTTTTTGATACTGTTTGTAGGGGTTTTAGTTTTTGTTTTCTACCAATTTTATCAGCCACCGGTTTTTTTTAATGATGCAGTGAGTCGGCAGGTGGCGCAAACCGAGTATGCCAACGAATGGCAGGCTCTGGAAGAAAAACACAGCCAGACATTTGAGAAAAAAAGAGAAGAAATCAATGCCTTCCTCCAGGCTTCTGAAGCAGGAGATGAAACGGAGCTGACGGCTATGAAAGAAGAGGTAAACCGGCTGAACGAAGAACAGATGCAGATTCAGGGAGAAGTGAAAGAGTTAGTAGGCAGGGCTATCCCGCTTGCCGAAACCAAAGATACAGACTATGTCTTCATCAGCTTTATCATGCAGCACTTTCCTACCGGATTGATCGGCCTGTTGCTGGCTGTTATCTTCTCAGCGGCCATGTCATCTACCGCCTCTGAACTCAATGCACTGGGCTCTACCAGTGTGGTAGATTTGTACAAAAGATCATTTAAGCAGGAGGCGTCTGACCAGCATTACCTCAATGCCTCCAGGTTTTTTACCTTACTATGGGGAGTGATTGCCATTGTATTTGCTACCTTTGCTTCGCTGGCAGATAACCTGATAGAGTTTGTCAATATCATTGGCTCTATCTTTTACGGCACGATCTTAGGGATTTTTCTAGTAGCTTTTTACATCAAGTATGTGAAGTCCAACGCCATTTTTATCGCAGCCTGCATTGCAGAAGCTACAGTACTCTATCTTTTCTTTACGACAGATATAGGTTTCCTATGGTTCAACGTGATTGGATGTGCCTTAGTAGTTGCCATTGCCATGCTGATTGAAATGTTCATGGGTAAGAATAAGGCTAAAAGTTGAAAGTTCACATTTTTGCCTACATCATGAACACTAAACTCCAAACGCTTTTAAAAAATGAGAAAAGAAATGATGGTCTCTGATAACCCAAACATGAGCAGTACCAAGAAATAAACACTGCTAAGAAGAAATAGCTTGATCAGTGTCTTGAACCATCCTTGTTGATAAACTTTTTTAAACGAAAATAAGGCATATAGCAGGATGAATATTTGAAGCATAAGAAACATCCATCCCCCACTTAGAGAATCATTGAGATTAACCGCTATATTGATAAGCAGTATGAGGATTGTCAGAAAAAAAGCAAAAGCATGTAAGTGAATCCCATGAATCAAATGGTTGACATACAAGGTCTTGTGCCTGATGTAGAGCAATTTTAGAATCAGGGCAAAAACAGGTAACAAAAGAAACATCATCACTGGCATATTCTGCATGACATAGCCGGCAAATACATCCAGATCCTTTTGCGCTACCTTGCGCAGTTGTTTGAAAGCCAATTGGTTCAGGTAAGCCTCAGCGTCAAACTTAATTTCAGTAATGGTTTGAATAGAATCCAGCGCCTGCTGATCACTAAGCGTTTCATCTTCAAGGATCTGAGGTATCAGCTCCCAGCCACTGCCAATAATAGAATCTACAGGCTGTTGGACAGAGTCTACCTGTACCTCGATATCAACTTCCGGCGTATCATCCGTTTCATTCAATACGCTGAGGGAGTCTGTTACCCAAAGGGTACTCAAAAAGAAAAAGATTACACTGATAATGAGGTATAAACGGAGTGGATTGACGTAACTCGCTCTTTTCCCTTCGCTGAAACGCAGCGTAAGGTAGCCTGGTTTGATCAAAAAGGGGACAATGCTGCGAATGAATTTAGTATCTAAAGAGAAGTAGTTGAGAAAGAATTCTTTCACCAACATGCCAAATGACACATTATGGTCATTGTTCTCCTGTCCGCAGCGGGGACAGTAGTGGTAGAGTTCGTTGAGGGTCAGACCGCAATTCAGGCAACTCTTCGTTTTCCTACGGATTCTCATGACATCTCATTCGCTTTTGTGTAGGCCACGGTCTGGTTTTTTTGATGTTATTCTTCCAGATCATCTACTTCTATAGTTTCCAGTATTTCTGCCAGATCATCAAAATCTTTGTAGCCCGGCTTGATTTCATCTCCTCCTTTGAGGGCAATCCCCTTGACAGGATACTTTTCTAAGATTTCCAGCACATTATCCTGCCTTAGCCCAAAACCCAGCAGGATGGGGTATTCGGTAGTCAGATGAAGTACCTCATCCAGCACACCGGCATGGGCTTCTTCCTGATTGTTTTCAATTAAGAAGAAGGCTACATCTCGCGCTGTTTGCTGAAGTACGTCTGCCAGTAAAGTACCTTCTGTTGTACTCAGATCAATTTTCAGGATGACAGGTATCTGAAGTGACCGCAAAGAAGGCAAATAAACCGGATTAGTAATTTGCAAAAAATCAACTTTTGGGTATTGCTGCAGGATTTCTTTGATCTGTTCAGGCTCACTTTCATCAAATTCCGCAGCAAAGGTAACTCCCGACACCCACTCTGTGATGGCGGTGTATTTGTCAGGAGACAGGAAATTGGGATCTTCAGGTTCAAAGCTGAAGCCCAGAATGTCCACGATCATACCAGCACAGTAGCGGGCATCACTCAAATTATTGATTCCACTGATTTTGACGAAAGTTTTTAAAGCCATAATAATTTTTTTGATTCAAATAAGAGAATTTATCAAACAATAAACCTTTTTATATGGTTTTTCGTAATTAGATTGCAATTTTTAAAAGACTAGTATTATAAACAAATTTAATAGAATGGCTGTAGAACTTATAGAAGATTCAGAATTTCAGGAAAAGCTTGCCCATCAAAATAAAGTTATTGTAAAATATTATGCAGACTGGTGCGGAAGTTGCCGTCTGTTTAAGCCTAAATATAAGCGGTTATCAGAAGATGAGCGTTTTGCTGATATTGCATTTTTGGATGTGAACGCAGAAAAAAACCCTCTGGCCAGAAAAGCCGCTGGGGTGACCAATTTGCCTTTTTTTGCGGTATTTAAAAACGGTGAACTTCTGGATTCTGTAGCTTCCAGCAAAGAAGAGAGTGTGGTAGAACTCATTCAAAAGTTAAATTAGAAATTTGATTAGAGATTATGAAAATACCTGTTGTCAAGAAGTTAGTAGAAAATCAATCCATGGAAGACCTGATCGCTGCTGAAGAGGCGCTGGTTGAGGACAAACCTTTGCCAATAGAAGTAGGAGGAGATGATGAAGGCGAAAAGTTAACCCATATTCTAGCAGCGATCTTTATCTTGGAAAGAATGAAAAGTGATGGGGTTGATTTTAAATCTGCATTAAGAGAATATACACGTAGAGTAAGAGAATCCATTAGCTAAGTATCGGATATTATATGATTTTGGAAAACGGGCTGGTAAGCCCGTTATTTTTTTTGCCATTTCCTCACATTCAGACTAAATCCTTAAAATATTTCTTATAAAGTCAGGTTACTACTGTAAATTGGTCTTCATCATCAATCCGATATTACCTTGCGAGAGTTATCTATCATAGCCATATTTGTCACGGCTTTTCTTTGTTTATGGTCCTGCGAAAGCGAGACAATTCCTCCCGAGTCCAGTCGCCTTGGGCTAGACTATTTTCCGTTGCAAGTGGGAAGATACGCTATTTATCAGGTTGAAAATGTTGAGTACAGTCTGGTGGCTGAACCTGATACACAGCGGTATCAACTCAGAGAAGTAGTTGCAGACTCTTTTCCCGGTCAGGGAGGAGAAGTGGTGTATCGCCTGGAAAGATTTTCACGTACAAATGAAGCTGAAACCTGGAATCTGGATTCAGTCTGGACCGCCAGAAAAAGTAACCAGAGAGTGGTAGTAGTAGAAAATAATATTCCTCTGATCAAGATCGTTTTTCCTCTGGAATTGGGCTTACACTGGGATGCCAATGCACTCAACAGCCGTGAAGAGACACAATACGAACTAAGAAATACCAGCCAGACGTTACTAGATGAGATAGATAGTCCGCTGGACAGTACTTTGTTGCAAGATATGTTAACCGTAATTCAGGCAGAAAGTCAGGATACCATCATTAGCAGAGTACAGGCATCTGAGAGCTATGTAGAAAATCTAGGGCTCTTTTATAAAAAATCCCTTAGATTGCAGTATTGTGCCAGTGATCCTGAATGTGTAGGTTTGGGCATACTGGAGTCGGGGCATATCTATCGCCAAACATTAATAGCTTATGGCCATGAAAATAACTAGGCGGTCCGGTCGGAAAGCTCCTTGGAAATCCAGAGTATTCCCTCACATATTGTTTATTCTTTTTCTGCTTTCGGGTGGACAAGCACTCCTTGCCCAGGAAAGTCAATATGTTGTTTTTTTCACTGATAAAGACACGCTTGCCTATGATCTGGACCGTCCTGAAGAATTTCTATCCTCACGAGCAATAGAGAGACGTAGCAGGCAAAATATTACACTTACTTATGCTGATATTCCGGTTAAGGAAGCTTATCTGAACCAACTCAGGTCTATGGGAGCAGAAGTGTACTATAAAACCCGCTGGCTGAATGGCGCATTGATAGAAGTGAGCCCTGAAGAACTGGAAAGTATCACAGCCCAGGATTTTGTCATCGGTTCAGAATTGGTAAAGCCCAGAGGAAGAGGCTCTCGTAGAAAATCAGGATCATCTTTTGGAAGCACCAAAAGTGCCAGAGTCCAGCAGGAGCCGTTGGAACAATTGCTTAACATAGAGCAAAACGATATGCTGGGGATTGATGAAATGCATGAAGATGGTTTCAACGGAAGTGGATTACTGGTCGCCGTTTTTGACGGCGGATTTCGTGGCGTAGATACTGTCTCTTATTTTCAGCATCTTTATGAAGATGGACGCATGCTCCCCGGCTATGATTTTGTAGGCAACAGTACGGATGTTTATAATTATGGTCAGCATGGTACTGAAGCGCTTTCCTGTATCGGTGCTTATATTCCCAATGTGCTGGAGGCCGGAGCGTATGGTGCCGAATTCATGCTTTGCGTTACCGAAGAAACAAGTTCAGAATATAGGATAGAAGAATACAACTGGCTGTTTGCTGCCGAGTTTGCCGACAGTACGGGGGCTGATATCATCAGCACATCTCTGGGATACACCACCTTCAACGACTCAGCCATGGACTATAGCTATGAAGACCTGGATGGGCAGACTGCAGTCATTACCCGAGCGGTAGATGCAGCAACTGACAGGGGGATTATTTGTGTGATTAGTGCCGGAAACGAAGGCTCCGGCAGTTGGCGCTATGTTTCTCCTCCGGCCGATGCTCAGGATGTTCTGGCAGTAGGTGCAGTAAGTACCAATCGGGATAAGGTATCCTTCAGTTCTTATGGC harbors:
- a CDS encoding sodium:solute symporter family transporter, with product MSNIDWVILLGTLSFIVGYGVYKTRGSKNIEGYLKGDNSMKWWTVGLSVMATQASAITFLSTPGQAFEDGMRFVQFYFGLPIAMIIISVTFIPIYYRLKVYTAYEYLESRFDLKTRTLAAILFLIQRGLAAGITIYAPAIILSTILNWNLNLTIIVIGTLVIIYTVSGGTKAVSQTQKQQMAIMMGGMVIAAFVIIDMLPEDVSFGNAMDVAGHMGRLNVVTFDLDFSDRYNVWSGITGGMFLALSYFGTDQSQVQRYLSSKSIAQSRLGLLMNGLLKVPMQFLILFVGVLVFVFYQFYQPPVFFNDAVSRQVAQTEYANEWQALEEKHSQTFEKKREEINAFLQASEAGDETELTAMKEEVNRLNEEQMQIQGEVKELVGRAIPLAETKDTDYVFISFIMQHFPTGLIGLLLAVIFSAAMSSTASELNALGSTSVVDLYKRSFKQEASDQHYLNASRFFTLLWGVIAIVFATFASLADNLIEFVNIIGSIFYGTILGIFLVAFYIKYVKSNAIFIAACIAEATVLYLFFTTDIGFLWFNVIGCALVVAIAMLIEMFMGKNKAKS
- a CDS encoding DUF3667 domain-containing protein, with amino-acid sequence MRIRRKTKSCLNCGLTLNELYHYCPRCGQENNDHNVSFGMLVKEFFLNYFSLDTKFIRSIVPFLIKPGYLTLRFSEGKRASYVNPLRLYLIISVIFFFLSTLWVTDSLSVLNETDDTPEVDIEVQVDSVQQPVDSIIGSGWELIPQILEDETLSDQQALDSIQTITEIKFDAEAYLNQLAFKQLRKVAQKDLDVFAGYVMQNMPVMMFLLLPVFALILKLLYIRHKTLYVNHLIHGIHLHAFAFFLTILILLINIAVNLNDSLSGGWMFLMLQIFILLYALFSFKKVYQQGWFKTLIKLFLLSSVYFLVLLMFGLSETIISFLIF
- a CDS encoding phosphoribosylanthranilate isomerase — translated: MALKTFVKISGINNLSDARYCAGMIVDILGFSFEPEDPNFLSPDKYTAITEWVSGVTFAAEFDESEPEQIKEILQQYPKVDFLQITNPVYLPSLRSLQIPVILKIDLSTTEGTLLADVLQQTARDVAFFLIENNQEEAHAGVLDEVLHLTTEYPILLGFGLRQDNVLEILEKYPVKGIALKGGDEIKPGYKDFDDLAEILETIEVDDLEE
- a CDS encoding thioredoxin family protein — encoded protein: MAVELIEDSEFQEKLAHQNKVIVKYYADWCGSCRLFKPKYKRLSEDERFADIAFLDVNAEKNPLARKAAGVTNLPFFAVFKNGELLDSVASSKEESVVELIQKLN
- a CDS encoding DUF6952 family protein is translated as MKIPVVKKLVENQSMEDLIAAEEALVEDKPLPIEVGGDDEGEKLTHILAAIFILERMKSDGVDFKSALREYTRRVRESIS
- a CDS encoding S8 family serine peptidase, coding for MKITRRSGRKAPWKSRVFPHILFILFLLSGGQALLAQESQYVVFFTDKDTLAYDLDRPEEFLSSRAIERRSRQNITLTYADIPVKEAYLNQLRSMGAEVYYKTRWLNGALIEVSPEELESITAQDFVIGSELVKPRGRGSRRKSGSSFGSTKSARVQQEPLEQLLNIEQNDMLGIDEMHEDGFNGSGLLVAVFDGGFRGVDTVSYFQHLYEDGRMLPGYDFVGNSTDVYNYGQHGTEALSCIGAYIPNVLEAGAYGAEFMLCVTEETSSEYRIEEYNWLFAAEFADSTGADIISTSLGYTTFNDSAMDYSYEDLDGQTAVITRAVDAATDRGIICVISAGNEGSGSWRYVSPPADAQDVLAVGAVSTNRDKVSFSSYGPSADGRVKPDVSALGLQTVVVDASGNVTTSNGTSFAAPLIAGFVAGVWQAFPDATNLEIMEKVRLSGDKAITPNNETGYGIPDYERLMESYLTPIKDVEKKHEYKVYPNPVEDSDLIIEPVQGYFEGKVQIHLYSPQGRLLLEKEVDQFKRNSLTVEMDGLAKGIYIMHILSASTSDTLKIVKF